In one window of Lacticaseibacillus casei DSM 20011 = JCM 1134 = ATCC 393 DNA:
- a CDS encoding PTS sugar transporter subunit IIA, with translation MDYSTMIHKDLIFLNEDAADRKRLFRDVAKKIQAAGYVKDTYEAALNRREDAFPTGIVFPEISVMLPHADPVNVNRPFMAIVKNAQPVRVLQMGYNKPEDATAMFFLGITDSSQQVGLLQIFMDLLQNGKFVAKFKAINDPEAMYEFFVNMFKAQVAGK, from the coding sequence ATGGATTATAGCACAATGATTCACAAAGACTTGATTTTTTTGAATGAGGATGCTGCTGATCGCAAAAGATTGTTCAGGGATGTGGCAAAAAAGATTCAGGCCGCTGGGTACGTTAAGGATACGTATGAGGCGGCACTGAACCGGCGAGAGGACGCTTTTCCGACCGGCATTGTTTTTCCGGAAATATCCGTGATGTTGCCACATGCCGATCCTGTCAACGTCAACCGACCATTTATGGCGATTGTCAAAAATGCCCAGCCGGTGCGGGTTTTACAGATGGGCTATAACAAGCCGGAAGATGCGACCGCGATGTTCTTTCTAGGTATCACGGATTCAAGCCAGCAAGTCGGACTTTTACAGATCTTCATGGATTTGTTACAGAACGGAAAATTTGTCGCCAAGTTCAAGGCGATCAATGATCCGGAAGCAATGTACGAGTTTTTTGTTAACATGTTTAAAGCACAAGTCGCAGGAAAATAA
- a CDS encoding DeoR/GlpR family DNA-binding transcription regulator: MSQSPAKFERLNEIIQILRDTPQISIADLSKQMFTSKSTLRRDLIELERSNIIRRQYGMIQLLQGNNLEFTYEKRRNENARLKRLISRQIAARIPSNAAFFIDGSSTFFSLPELLHEQVGLHVITNNVNMGLQFNSLNNVETIIAGGKMVPRTATTLGSTTVREIQSFHPDFALLSTSSIDADGIYVADPEQAAVKEAMIDAAKCVIFGIDSTKFDQSDYIRITNMDQINEIVTDKQPSSAYQPLFENYHIQLTYPHQNY; the protein is encoded by the coding sequence ATGTCACAAAGTCCAGCTAAATTTGAGCGGTTAAACGAAATTATTCAAATTTTGCGTGATACGCCGCAAATTAGCATTGCTGATCTCAGCAAGCAAATGTTCACCAGCAAATCAACACTGCGCCGCGATCTGATCGAGCTTGAAAGAAGCAACATCATTCGCCGGCAGTATGGGATGATTCAGCTGCTGCAAGGCAATAACCTTGAATTTACGTATGAAAAAAGACGCAACGAAAACGCGCGTCTTAAACGATTGATTAGTCGGCAGATTGCTGCCAGAATCCCCAGCAATGCCGCTTTTTTCATTGATGGCAGTTCAACCTTTTTCAGTCTGCCCGAGTTACTCCATGAACAAGTCGGGCTGCATGTCATCACCAACAACGTCAACATGGGCCTCCAATTCAATTCGCTGAACAATGTCGAAACCATCATTGCTGGCGGCAAAATGGTGCCACGAACGGCTACAACACTTGGCTCGACCACTGTTCGCGAAATTCAAAGTTTTCACCCTGATTTTGCCCTGCTATCAACCAGTTCAATTGATGCTGACGGCATTTACGTCGCCGATCCGGAACAGGCAGCAGTCAAAGAAGCCATGATTGATGCTGCTAAGTGTGTGATTTTTGGCATCGATTCAACCAAATTCGACCAAAGTGATTACATCCGCATTACCAACATGGATCAAATCAACGAAATCGTCACCGACAAGCAGCCGTCTTCAGCCTATCAACCTTTGTTTGAAAACTACCATATTCAGCTCACGTATCCGCATCAAAATTATTAG
- the rhaD gene encoding rhamnulose-1-phosphate aldolase, which produces MDNKKQFLNPEYTQSFTESPYVTQMRKVTWNLYQHGWDERNGGNVSYRLTEAEIAPYGDVHEVKRNIPIKFDASKLAGQYFLVTGTGRYFKNVKDFPARDTGLVQIAQDGHSVNLLWGFNDGGQPTSEFPAHLMTHIQRLKVDPNQRIVMHCHPTNLVAMSFTLPLEEKLFSRILWKMQAESIVVFPEGIGVLPYMTPGTNEIGQATADKMAKFRLVMWPQHGIFGAGDSIDETYGLIETVEKAATIYTAIQAQGGRIINEITDENLEQLAKRFDLTPNPEFLHGDTLISKVTLKV; this is translated from the coding sequence ATGGATAACAAGAAACAATTTCTGAATCCGGAATATACCCAAAGTTTTACAGAATCCCCTTATGTGACGCAGATGCGTAAAGTGACTTGGAATCTTTACCAACACGGCTGGGACGAACGCAATGGCGGTAACGTCAGCTATCGGCTGACCGAAGCTGAAATTGCTCCTTATGGTGATGTTCACGAGGTCAAGCGCAACATTCCGATCAAGTTTGATGCCAGCAAACTTGCCGGTCAGTATTTTCTGGTCACCGGAACCGGGCGCTACTTCAAGAACGTGAAGGACTTTCCGGCACGTGATACCGGACTCGTTCAGATCGCCCAAGATGGTCACAGCGTTAATCTGTTGTGGGGTTTCAACGACGGCGGGCAACCAACCAGTGAGTTCCCGGCACATTTAATGACCCATATTCAGCGCCTCAAGGTTGATCCTAACCAGCGCATCGTCATGCACTGCCACCCAACCAATCTTGTTGCCATGTCCTTTACCCTGCCGCTAGAAGAGAAACTGTTCTCCCGCATTCTGTGGAAGATGCAAGCCGAATCCATCGTTGTGTTCCCCGAAGGCATTGGCGTCTTGCCATACATGACCCCGGGAACCAATGAAATCGGGCAGGCCACGGCTGATAAAATGGCCAAATTCCGCCTCGTGATGTGGCCGCAGCACGGCATCTTCGGTGCTGGCGACTCTATCGACGAAACCTATGGCCTGATCGAAACCGTTGAAAAAGCGGCAACCATCTACACCGCCATTCAGGCGCAAGGCGGCCGCATCATCAACGAAATCACGGATGAAAATCTGGAACAGTTAGCCAAACGTTTTGACCTAACACCAAATCCGGAATTCCTCCATGGTGATACCTTGATCAGCAAGGTGACACTCAAAGTCTGA
- a CDS encoding L-rhamnose isomerase, translating into MVKPEEVDKAYEVAKQRYAEIGVDTDAAMKELEKVPLSVHCWQGDDIHGFLFPNQALTGGIGVSGNYPGIARTPDELSGDLHEALSLIPGKHRVQLHAIYAVTDKKRDLDTLEPEDFDYWIDWAKQEGIGLDFNGTFFSHPMVKDNMTVSSPDPKVRDFWIRHGKISREISNYIGEKLGSQVVNNFWFPDGFKDNPIDKKTPRLRLLKALDEIIKDPLPEKNTIESFEGKLFGTGIESYTTGSHEFYQNYAISRNKLWTIDAGHFHPTEDVSDKFSAFFPFGKGLFMHVSRPVRWDSDHVVIMDDALIRITRSLVRDGYLDRTHIGLYFFDATINRVAAWVVGARATQKSLLQAMLAPIDQLKKSELNADFTTRLIETEELKSFPFGAVWDKFCQDHNTPVGFDWMNNIHQYEKDVQFKRDTKLVH; encoded by the coding sequence ATGGTTAAACCAGAAGAAGTCGATAAGGCATATGAAGTTGCCAAGCAACGTTACGCAGAAATCGGTGTCGACACAGACGCCGCTATGAAGGAATTGGAAAAGGTACCTTTGTCAGTCCATTGCTGGCAGGGCGATGATATTCATGGTTTCTTGTTCCCGAACCAGGCATTGACAGGTGGCATCGGAGTTTCCGGTAACTATCCTGGCATCGCCCGCACCCCGGATGAACTGTCCGGCGACTTACACGAAGCTTTGAGCCTGATCCCAGGCAAGCACCGGGTTCAGCTGCACGCTATCTATGCCGTTACCGACAAGAAGCGTGACTTGGATACTTTGGAGCCTGAAGACTTCGATTATTGGATTGATTGGGCAAAGCAAGAAGGCATCGGCCTTGACTTTAACGGCACCTTCTTCTCCCACCCAATGGTTAAAGACAACATGACCGTTTCATCACCGGATCCAAAGGTTCGCGATTTCTGGATCCGTCACGGGAAGATCAGCCGGGAAATTTCCAACTACATCGGTGAAAAATTAGGCAGCCAGGTTGTCAACAACTTCTGGTTCCCAGATGGCTTCAAAGACAACCCAATTGACAAGAAGACCCCTCGTCTGCGCTTGTTGAAGGCTTTGGACGAAATCATCAAGGATCCACTTCCGGAAAAGAATACGATTGAATCCTTCGAAGGTAAGCTGTTTGGTACCGGGATTGAATCCTACACCACCGGTTCACACGAGTTCTATCAAAACTACGCGATCAGCCGCAACAAACTCTGGACTATTGACGCCGGACACTTCCACCCAACAGAAGATGTATCTGACAAGTTCAGTGCATTCTTCCCATTCGGCAAAGGTTTGTTCATGCACGTTTCTCGTCCGGTTCGTTGGGACTCTGACCACGTTGTCATCATGGACGATGCTTTGATTCGGATCACCCGTTCCTTGGTTCGTGACGGTTATCTTGATCGCACCCACATCGGCCTTTACTTCTTTGACGCAACGATCAACCGGGTTGCTGCTTGGGTTGTCGGCGCTCGCGCAACGCAAAAGAGCTTGCTGCAGGCAATGTTGGCACCGATCGACCAGTTGAAGAAGAGCGAATTGAACGCTGACTTCACTACTCGTTTGATTGAAACCGAAGAATTGAAGTCCTTCCCATTCGGTGCTGTTTGGGACAAGTTCTGCCAGGATCACAACACCCCGGTTGGCTTCGACTGGATGAACAACATTCATCAGTATGAAAAGGACGTTCAGTTCAAGCGTGACACCAAGTTGGTTCACTAA
- the rhaM gene encoding L-rhamnose mutarotase, translating into MARIGQVMYVYPDKYDEYEKRHHELWPEMKAALKEYGATNYSIYLNKANGELFAYLEVPDVDKYNQIANTDICKKWWAYMKPLMKTNPDNSPVAVDLHEVFHLD; encoded by the coding sequence ATGGCACGCATTGGCCAAGTCATGTATGTCTATCCTGACAAGTACGATGAATACGAAAAGCGGCACCATGAGTTGTGGCCGGAAATGAAGGCAGCACTCAAGGAATACGGCGCCACCAACTATTCCATCTACCTGAACAAAGCAAACGGTGAATTGTTTGCTTATCTGGAAGTACCGGATGTTGACAAGTACAACCAGATTGCCAACACCGATATTTGCAAAAAGTGGTGGGCCTACATGAAGCCACTCATGAAGACCAATCCGGATAACAGTCCGGTAGCCGTTGATCTGCATGAAGTTTTCCACTTGGATTAA
- a CDS encoding glycoside hydrolase family 88 protein: protein MKIENLTSAQRFFNAGIVGKRMVTTALDNAVAHLDLNIKVFGENFPEPSTVNNHYAPMKNTEWTDGFWTGMLWLAYEYTGEQKYRALAEKNVASFADRIDRKISVDHHDLGFLYSPSVVSAYRLTNSQLAKDTGIKAADQLLTRFHEKGGFIQAWGAKGAKDENRLIIDALLNIPLLYWATSVTGDAKYRQIADQHYQTALKTVFRPDGSTFHTYFFDDTGKPLRGATKQGYADDSDWARGQAWAIYGTALHYYDTHDATAFDSFKAVTNFFLNRLPQDDVPYWDLIFQEGSDQSRDSSSAAIAVCGLHEMLKYLPEADPDKPVYRAAMHAQLKSLIQHYATPVDGQTAEPLLLHGVYSWHSGHGVDEGNLWGDYFYMEALIRFYKDWQLYW from the coding sequence TTGAAAATTGAAAATTTAACGAGTGCCCAGCGATTTTTCAACGCCGGGATTGTCGGCAAGCGCATGGTGACTACAGCGTTGGATAATGCCGTTGCGCATCTTGATTTAAACATCAAGGTGTTCGGCGAGAATTTTCCCGAGCCGTCAACGGTCAACAATCACTATGCACCGATGAAAAACACGGAATGGACCGATGGCTTTTGGACGGGGATGCTGTGGCTAGCTTATGAATACACGGGCGAGCAAAAGTATCGTGCCCTGGCCGAAAAGAATGTCGCCAGTTTTGCTGATCGGATTGACCGCAAGATTTCCGTTGATCATCACGATTTAGGCTTTCTGTATTCGCCGTCAGTGGTTAGCGCGTATCGACTAACGAACAGCCAGCTGGCGAAAGACACCGGGATCAAAGCGGCGGATCAATTGTTAACCCGCTTCCATGAAAAAGGCGGCTTTATCCAAGCTTGGGGTGCAAAAGGCGCTAAAGATGAAAACCGGCTCATTATTGACGCGTTGCTGAACATTCCGCTGTTGTATTGGGCAACGTCGGTGACTGGGGATGCTAAGTATCGGCAAATTGCCGATCAGCATTATCAAACGGCATTGAAGACGGTGTTTCGTCCGGATGGCTCCACTTTTCATACTTATTTCTTTGACGATACCGGCAAACCATTGCGTGGGGCGACAAAGCAAGGGTACGCCGACGATTCCGACTGGGCGCGCGGGCAGGCATGGGCGATCTACGGGACGGCCTTGCATTACTATGACACGCATGATGCGACCGCTTTTGACAGTTTCAAAGCCGTGACCAACTTTTTCCTGAATCGGTTGCCGCAAGATGACGTGCCGTATTGGGATCTGATCTTCCAAGAAGGCAGTGATCAGAGTCGTGATTCATCTTCAGCAGCGATCGCGGTGTGCGGGTTGCATGAGATGCTGAAATATTTGCCGGAAGCGGATCCGGATAAGCCGGTTTATCGCGCGGCCATGCATGCCCAGCTGAAATCGCTGATTCAACATTATGCGACGCCGGTGGATGGCCAAACCGCCGAACCGCTATTGCTTCACGGGGTCTATTCCTGGCATTCCGGTCATGGCGTGGATGAAGGCAATCTGTGGGGCGACTATTTCTACATGGAAGCATTGATCAGGTTTTATAAAGATTGGCAACTATATTGGTAG
- the rpiA gene encoding ribose-5-phosphate isomerase RpiA encodes MDQNKLKQEAAQKAAEFVEDGMTIGLGTGSTVYYLVEAIAQRVKEEHLNLTGVATSVRTRKQAESLGIPMKDLDEVAQIDLTIDGADEVDKHFQGIKGGGRAHLIEKIVAINSARNIWIVDESKLVDTLGKFPLPLEVIPFGSGKLLQRLKDEGLKPVYRLNDDGTKALTDSKNYIIDLHLGRIEHPHLLAEWLNKQVGVVEHGLFLDLVKTVVVGTTHGPEILDAHRG; translated from the coding sequence ATGGATCAGAACAAGTTGAAGCAGGAGGCTGCTCAAAAGGCAGCTGAGTTTGTTGAAGATGGCATGACGATTGGCTTGGGCACCGGTTCAACAGTATATTACCTGGTTGAAGCGATTGCGCAGCGGGTCAAAGAAGAGCACCTGAATCTGACCGGCGTTGCGACCAGCGTGCGGACACGCAAGCAAGCTGAGTCGCTCGGCATTCCTATGAAGGATCTGGATGAAGTTGCGCAAATCGATTTAACGATTGACGGCGCCGATGAAGTGGATAAGCATTTTCAAGGCATTAAAGGCGGCGGACGCGCACATTTGATCGAAAAGATTGTGGCGATTAATTCTGCGCGGAATATTTGGATTGTGGACGAGTCTAAGTTGGTGGATACGCTGGGCAAGTTCCCGTTGCCGCTTGAAGTCATTCCGTTCGGCAGCGGCAAGTTGTTGCAACGGCTAAAGGATGAAGGACTGAAGCCGGTGTATCGCCTAAATGACGATGGCACCAAGGCGTTGACGGATTCAAAGAACTACATTATCGACCTGCATCTTGGCCGGATCGAGCATCCGCATTTGTTGGCGGAATGGCTTAACAAGCAGGTGGGCGTGGTTGAACATGGTTTGTTCCTCGATCTCGTTAAAACCGTGGTAGTCGGCACTACGCATGGTCCGGAGATTCTGGATGCGCACCGCGGCTGA
- a CDS encoding IclR family transcriptional regulator, whose translation MEQVKPKQQKPYGTVLIKAKDILDYLMKADDPPSLADMSAALSSSKPTILKILNTLDMIGFVRRDESTKRYYLGTELIPYAQKALDSFDIAKVARPFLENLRDETNETINLGIVRNDKIVLVEKLESPNSIKLESLIGGTMNMYSSAMGKALLANYSRKHLDDYLETHKLKPLTPNTITSLPKLRQNLKTIQEMGVSIDNEENQPEVLCLGASIMKAGRIYGAFSISSPKYRVNKERQSNFIRLLLNTQHAIEQTL comes from the coding sequence TTGGAACAAGTAAAACCAAAACAACAAAAACCGTATGGCACGGTGCTTATCAAAGCCAAAGACATCTTAGACTATCTTATGAAAGCCGATGATCCGCCGTCACTGGCAGACATGAGTGCGGCGTTAAGTTCGTCGAAGCCCACGATTTTGAAAATTCTCAACACGCTTGACATGATTGGCTTCGTTCGCCGCGATGAAAGCACCAAACGCTATTACCTCGGTACCGAACTGATCCCGTATGCGCAAAAAGCGCTCGACAGTTTTGATATTGCCAAAGTCGCTCGCCCTTTCCTTGAGAATCTGCGCGACGAAACCAACGAGACCATTAATCTCGGCATTGTGCGCAATGACAAAATCGTCTTGGTTGAAAAACTTGAGAGTCCTAACAGCATCAAGCTGGAATCCCTCATCGGTGGCACCATGAACATGTACTCCTCCGCGATGGGCAAGGCACTGCTGGCCAACTATTCGCGCAAACATTTAGATGACTACCTCGAAACGCATAAACTCAAACCGCTAACCCCCAACACGATCACCAGCTTGCCGAAACTCCGTCAAAATCTGAAAACTATTCAGGAAATGGGCGTGTCCATCGACAACGAGGAGAATCAGCCGGAAGTCCTTTGCCTCGGCGCCTCGATCATGAAAGCCGGTCGCATTTATGGTGCTTTCAGCATCAGCTCACCTAAATATCGGGTTAACAAAGAACGCCAATCCAATTTCATTCGATTGTTGCTGAATACGCAGCATGCAATTGAACAAACGCTTTAA
- the kduI gene encoding 5-dehydro-4-deoxy-D-glucuronate isomerase: MSFNMVTRYAHSPEDIKHYDTDKLREEFLMPKIFAPGDILLTYTYNDRMIFGGVTPTDQPLEIALSKELGVDFFLQRRELGLINIGGEGSITIDGTEEPMTTHDGYYVGMGTKHVIFKSNDPANPAKFYVVSTPAHKTYPNKKLPFADALAKPMGDQAHMNKRTIYKYIDASQMDTCQLQMGYTVLEPGSSWNTMPAHTHARRMETYMYFEFAEPDTRVFHFLGEPDETRHIALFNEQAVVNPSWSIHCGVGTTNYAFIWAMCGENQTYDDMDQVPMSELR, translated from the coding sequence TTGTCATTCAATATGGTCACGCGTTACGCGCATAGCCCTGAAGACATTAAACATTACGATACCGATAAGCTGCGTGAGGAATTCTTGATGCCAAAGATCTTTGCGCCTGGCGATATTTTACTCACCTATACTTACAACGATCGGATGATTTTTGGCGGGGTAACCCCAACTGATCAGCCACTGGAAATTGCGCTATCAAAAGAATTAGGCGTTGATTTCTTCTTACAGCGTCGCGAACTGGGCCTTATCAACATTGGCGGCGAAGGTAGTATCACGATTGACGGAACAGAAGAGCCGATGACGACTCACGACGGTTACTATGTGGGCATGGGCACCAAGCATGTTATTTTCAAATCAAATGATCCGGCGAACCCAGCTAAGTTCTATGTCGTTTCGACGCCGGCACACAAAACCTATCCGAATAAAAAGTTACCGTTTGCCGACGCTTTAGCAAAACCGATGGGCGATCAGGCGCATATGAATAAGCGCACGATCTACAAATACATTGACGCTTCACAGATGGACACCTGCCAGTTGCAGATGGGCTACACTGTCCTCGAACCCGGCTCTTCCTGGAACACGATGCCGGCACATACCCATGCACGGCGGATGGAAACTTATATGTATTTTGAATTCGCCGAACCCGATACCCGCGTCTTCCACTTCCTGGGCGAGCCTGATGAAACCCGGCACATCGCACTATTTAACGAACAAGCAGTGGTCAACCCAAGCTGGTCCATTCATTGCGGCGTCGGCACCACCAACTATGCCTTCATCTGGGCAATGTGCGGTGAAAACCAAACCTACGATGATATGGATCAGGTACCAATGTCTGAATTACGTTAA
- a CDS encoding IS30 family transposase, protein MHEQDITRRQPGHHLSQMERGRIAELYATGTSKREIAAKIGVCHQTINNEIDRGTVKQAKRINGKLIYHTEYSPEAAQTRYETARLNCHRPDKFAATSHFLAWYVNQAKTEHWSPDAAVGAARRAKLFTPEEMVCTTTLYRYIDDQRLEIRNIDLVEKANRRTKQHKSTKHKRLAGRSIEERPKAVERRKQFGHWEMDTVVGKRNGRESVILSLIERKTRCQLLRLIDGRDSDSVEFALREIKLEWGDCLRTITADNGPEFSTLDKAFEDTDTDIFYAHSYTSCDRGSNEAHNRMIRRDYPKGESLDDVSPSQVLATQDRLNGLPRRKLDYRGPQECFETEVRRTRRSAQHVS, encoded by the coding sequence ATGCATGAACAGGATATCACACGTCGTCAACCAGGTCATCATTTGTCTCAAATGGAACGCGGTAGAATTGCAGAACTTTACGCCACCGGCACCTCCAAACGCGAAATTGCTGCCAAAATTGGCGTCTGCCATCAAACCATCAATAATGAGATTGACCGAGGGACTGTCAAGCAGGCTAAGCGCATTAATGGCAAACTGATCTATCATACGGAATATAGTCCTGAAGCTGCTCAGACGCGCTATGAGACCGCACGTCTGAATTGTCATAGGCCGGATAAATTCGCCGCTACAAGCCACTTCCTGGCCTGGTACGTTAATCAGGCCAAGACTGAACACTGGTCGCCTGATGCAGCCGTTGGCGCCGCACGGCGAGCCAAGCTATTCACCCCTGAGGAGATGGTGTGCACAACCACTTTATATCGCTACATCGATGATCAACGCTTAGAAATTCGGAACATCGATCTCGTGGAGAAGGCAAATCGGCGGACCAAGCAACACAAGAGCACTAAGCATAAGCGCCTAGCCGGCCGCAGTATTGAGGAGCGTCCTAAGGCTGTCGAACGCCGCAAGCAGTTCGGACATTGGGAGATGGATACCGTTGTCGGGAAACGCAATGGCCGTGAGAGCGTCATCCTTAGCCTGATTGAGCGGAAGACTCGTTGCCAACTTCTCCGACTGATCGACGGCCGAGACTCGGACTCTGTGGAGTTTGCGTTACGAGAAATCAAGCTTGAGTGGGGTGACTGTCTGCGCACGATTACCGCAGACAATGGCCCGGAGTTCTCGACTCTGGATAAGGCCTTTGAGGACACAGATACAGACATCTTCTACGCGCATTCATACACCTCATGCGATCGCGGCTCCAACGAGGCCCACAATCGCATGATTAGACGTGACTACCCAAAAGGCGAGTCGCTGGATGATGTTAGTCCCAGCCAGGTGCTGGCTACCCAAGACCGTCTTAACGGGCTTCCCCGGAGAAAGCTAGACTACCGTGGCCCCCAGGAGTGTTTTGAGACCGAAGTGCGCCGGACTCGGCGTTCAGCACAACACGTAAGCTAA
- a CDS encoding IS30 family transposase, which translates to MAIITLIERSQIELMQHHTIQYIAATLGRSRISIRHELHRCPEGDYCAIIAQDHADTCRHRCGRHSILTPKLKRMVTEKLNLGWSPEMVGYAVHCAPHTIYHWIYQRQVDFQPSQLFDHGKRHKRRQDLRSRYNQAVGTSIEIRSESANRRTEKGHLEMDTVRGGRGSKAAVLTIVDRVTRLMATTKLENLSQNAVLKGFARLMVDFPGPVRSVTVDHGKEFSCDQALTKRYRIPVYFCHAYHPNERGTNERFNRELRYYFPKGTHFDQVSETDIQQATALINNKPRKCLRWQTPVQAVSKPLSRW; encoded by the coding sequence ATGGCCATTATAACCTTAATTGAACGATCTCAGATAGAACTGATGCAACACCACACGATTCAATACATCGCCGCGACCTTAGGCCGCTCTCGTATTTCTATTAGGCATGAGCTTCACCGTTGCCCTGAAGGTGATTACTGCGCCATTATAGCTCAGGATCATGCCGATACTTGTCGGCATCGTTGTGGTCGGCACTCGATTTTAACGCCTAAGTTGAAGCGGATGGTAACTGAGAAGCTAAACCTGGGTTGGTCCCCTGAAATGGTCGGTTATGCCGTTCACTGTGCGCCACACACGATTTACCACTGGATTTATCAAAGACAAGTCGATTTTCAGCCAAGCCAACTCTTTGATCACGGTAAACGTCATAAAAGAAGACAAGACCTTCGGTCGCGCTATAACCAAGCAGTAGGCACCTCAATTGAGATTCGCAGTGAGTCAGCTAATCGGCGAACCGAAAAAGGACATTTAGAGATGGATACAGTTCGCGGTGGTCGCGGGTCAAAGGCTGCTGTTTTGACCATTGTCGATCGGGTGACACGTTTAATGGCGACAACTAAGCTTGAAAACTTATCACAAAATGCTGTTCTCAAGGGATTTGCAAGACTGATGGTGGACTTTCCGGGTCCGGTTCGATCAGTGACGGTTGATCACGGTAAAGAGTTTTCCTGCGATCAGGCGCTTACAAAGCGCTATCGGATACCGGTTTACTTTTGCCACGCCTATCACCCGAATGAACGGGGCACAAATGAACGGTTCAATCGAGAACTTCGCTACTATTTCCCGAAGGGAACACACTTTGATCAGGTTTCAGAGACCGATATTCAACAAGCCACAGCGCTTATCAATAACAAACCTAGAAAATGTCTCCGTTGGCAAACCCCAGTTCAAGCAGTGAGCAAGCCTCTTTCTAGGTGGTAA
- a CDS encoding ISL3 family transposase produces the protein MSQYDPTLSVLGIPDHNIKVAFVRHEYRGNGVRRCQYHVIDAELTYRLTRCPLCGFEALHPNGFYTAHVRVPNGVEMPTVIDLHKQRWRCHNCYHTVSAKTPLVQPNHTIAAHMTERIMKLAHERLPVKTIARIIGISASSVQRIIDQNLKLRPARRLPTRLCFDEFRSTHGMMSFICLDADSNRLIALLGDRFNRTIKNFFIAHYSLAERTRVQTVTMDMNAAYQTIIHEVFPKAQVVIDRFHIIQLAARALDQVRVQALKQLDDKHSRPYKIMKTNWRLFHQTAPDAKHKQFLFGLNEDVTQQEAIDIALDTEPKLKQTYETYLALHDALMVKKHPAELANLLATYEPNGTAMDMTIATLKRHKVAVLAAVTSPYSNGPIEGVNRLIKSLKRSCFGFKNQLNFFKRIYQITA, from the coding sequence ATGTCCCAATACGATCCTACACTGTCCGTCCTTGGAATACCAGACCATAATATCAAAGTAGCCTTTGTTCGTCATGAATATCGCGGCAACGGGGTACGTCGCTGCCAGTATCATGTGATTGATGCCGAGCTGACTTACCGGTTAACCCGGTGCCCACTGTGTGGCTTTGAGGCCTTGCACCCTAATGGGTTTTACACGGCCCACGTGCGCGTCCCCAACGGGGTTGAAATGCCGACAGTCATTGACTTGCACAAGCAACGATGGCGCTGTCATAACTGTTACCACACAGTCAGTGCCAAGACGCCACTCGTGCAACCCAACCACACGATCGCCGCTCACATGACAGAACGAATCATGAAGTTAGCGCATGAACGGTTGCCGGTCAAAACCATCGCCCGTATTATCGGAATCTCAGCCTCCTCGGTTCAACGGATCATTGACCAAAATCTCAAACTCCGACCGGCTCGCCGGCTACCCACGCGACTCTGCTTTGATGAGTTCCGTTCCACTCATGGCATGATGTCGTTTATCTGTCTTGATGCCGATTCAAATCGTCTGATTGCCTTGCTTGGTGACCGATTCAACCGCACGATTAAAAACTTCTTCATCGCTCATTATTCACTCGCTGAACGCACTCGGGTCCAGACGGTCACCATGGACATGAATGCAGCTTATCAGACGATTATTCATGAGGTTTTCCCCAAGGCCCAAGTCGTCATTGATCGGTTCCATATCATTCAACTTGCGGCTCGTGCCCTTGATCAGGTACGCGTCCAAGCGCTCAAACAGCTTGATGACAAGCACAGCCGTCCTTATAAGATCATGAAGACAAACTGGCGGCTTTTTCATCAAACTGCGCCTGACGCTAAACACAAACAGTTCCTGTTTGGTTTGAATGAAGACGTCACGCAACAGGAGGCCATCGATATCGCACTTGATACTGAGCCCAAGCTCAAGCAAACCTACGAGACCTACTTAGCGCTTCATGATGCTTTGATGGTGAAGAAACATCCCGCGGAACTGGCAAACCTGTTAGCTACTTACGAGCCAAACGGTACGGCAATGGACATGACGATCGCGACGCTTAAGCGACACAAAGTCGCTGTTCTCGCCGCTGTCACCAGCCCTTATTCCAACGGTCCGATCGAAGGGGTTAACCGCCTCATCAAGTCACTCAAACGATCCTGTTTTGGCTTCAAGAATCAGCTGAACTTCTTCAAACGAATCTACCAAATCACGGCATAA